One window from the genome of Candidatus Omnitrophota bacterium encodes:
- the shc gene encoding squalene--hopene cyclase: MVMEKIWPNEVISRSPASSGLLEKIPEGIERSQQFFLSTQKSAGYWLPYLEADSTLVADYIMLAHYIDEVDPILEKKALRWLLDTQLEDGGWNIYYGGPSELNATVKCAFALQLAGFDRTQEPLRKAEECLLRLGGLSSVNSYTRFYLGLFGQYPWNRLVSMPPELMFLPTSFYFNIYEISSWSRAILVPMCIIWAHHPQKTPPAMVDTACWWRKKDQRANGGINLREKFSWKTFFFTLDAILKRSHRFYAPFTRKESLRRAENWMLERMSRGGGLAAIYPAMLNAIIALDCLGCGHDHPAFKNAVDEFMKLMVEEEDRLWFQPCFSPVWDTAMVTAALKRSGMPGNHPSIQKAADWLINQEIRIKGDWQIKNPYGPAGGWAFEFDNDFYADTDDSAMVLMALNGARLDNDERRQSSIKRGIEWLLSMQSSDGGWGAFDVDNDKEVLNLIPFADHNALLDPSTADVTARILEMFGELGYNLSFSPVARAVEFLRSQQEKDGSWYGRWGVNYIYGTWQVVTGLVRIGIPASDPCIQKGVQWFLLHQNEDGGWGETCVTYQDPDQRGNGPSTPSQTAWALLGLMNGGVVDSEAVERGIAYLMNTQKPDGTWDEDEFTGTGFPKVFYLRYTWYRNYFPLMALGRYRSIKGF; this comes from the coding sequence ATGGTAATGGAAAAAATTTGGCCCAACGAGGTTATTTCTCGATCTCCCGCTTCATCCGGACTCCTCGAAAAAATACCGGAGGGGATCGAACGTTCTCAACAGTTTTTCCTTTCCACGCAAAAATCGGCTGGTTATTGGCTTCCTTACCTGGAAGCCGATTCGACGTTGGTAGCCGATTATATCATGTTGGCCCATTATATCGATGAAGTGGACCCTATTCTGGAAAAGAAAGCCCTTCGCTGGCTCTTGGACACCCAATTGGAGGACGGAGGATGGAATATCTATTACGGCGGCCCCAGCGAACTCAACGCCACCGTCAAATGCGCTTTCGCCCTTCAGCTCGCCGGATTCGACCGTACTCAGGAACCGTTGCGCAAAGCGGAGGAATGTCTGCTCCGCCTAGGCGGTTTGTCGTCCGTCAATAGTTACACGCGTTTTTATCTTGGCTTATTCGGGCAGTATCCTTGGAACCGCTTGGTTTCCATGCCCCCCGAGTTGATGTTCCTGCCCACCTCGTTCTATTTCAATATTTATGAAATATCCTCCTGGTCGCGGGCGATCCTGGTTCCCATGTGCATCATTTGGGCGCATCATCCCCAGAAAACGCCCCCTGCAATGGTGGATACCGCTTGCTGGTGGCGGAAAAAAGATCAACGCGCCAATGGCGGCATCAATTTGCGGGAAAAATTTTCTTGGAAGACCTTCTTCTTCACGCTGGACGCCATCCTCAAACGCTCGCATCGATTCTACGCGCCTTTCACGCGCAAAGAATCGCTGCGGCGCGCCGAAAATTGGATGCTGGAACGGATGAGCCGGGGAGGGGGATTGGCCGCCATTTATCCCGCCATGCTTAACGCCATCATCGCGCTGGATTGCCTGGGATGCGGTCACGACCACCCCGCCTTTAAAAACGCTGTGGACGAATTCATGAAACTGATGGTGGAAGAAGAAGACCGGTTGTGGTTCCAACCTTGCTTCTCGCCCGTGTGGGATACGGCGATGGTTACAGCGGCGCTGAAACGCTCAGGCATGCCCGGAAACCATCCCTCCATCCAAAAAGCCGCCGATTGGCTCATCAATCAGGAAATCCGCATCAAGGGCGATTGGCAGATCAAGAATCCTTACGGTCCCGCCGGAGGATGGGCCTTCGAATTCGACAACGACTTTTACGCCGATACCGACGATAGCGCCATGGTCCTCATGGCTCTCAACGGCGCGCGTCTCGACAACGACGAACGCCGCCAGTCCTCCATCAAGCGCGGCATCGAGTGGCTCTTGTCTATGCAGAGTTCCGACGGCGGCTGGGGCGCTTTCGACGTGGACAACGACAAGGAAGTGTTGAATCTTATCCCCTTCGCCGACCACAACGCTCTGCTGGACCCCAGCACCGCTGACGTTACCGCCCGCATCTTGGAGATGTTTGGAGAATTGGGATACAACCTGTCGTTTTCTCCCGTCGCCAGAGCCGTTGAGTTTTTGCGCAGCCAGCAAGAGAAGGATGGATCGTGGTACGGAAGATGGGGCGTCAATTATATCTATGGAACCTGGCAAGTCGTTACCGGCTTAGTCCGAATCGGCATCCCCGCCAGCGATCCCTGCATCCAAAAAGGCGTCCAATGGTTCCTGCTCCATCAAAACGAAGATGGAGGCTGGGGCGAGACCTGCGTTACCTATCAAGACCCCGATCAACGCGGCAACGGACCTTCCACTCCCTCGCAGACGGCCTGGGCCTTGTTGGGATTGATGAATGGCGGCGTTGTCGATTCGGAAGCGGTAGAGCGCGGAATAGCGTATCTTATGAATACGCAAAAACCAGACGGAACCTGGGATGAAGACGAATTCACCGGTACCGGATTTCCCAAAGTCTTCTATCTGCGCTACACCTGGTATCGCAACTATTTCCCGCTCATGGCGCTAGGACGCTATCGTTCAATTAAGGGATTCTGA